A genomic segment from Zygotorulaspora mrakii chromosome 1, complete sequence encodes:
- the TFC4 gene encoding transcription factor TFIIIC subunit TFC4 (similar to Saccharomyces cerevisiae TFC4 (YGR047C); ancestral locus Anc_1.88) → MVDAREKEDSGGGSVRPYEEDAEQFFDNLDDYRKMISDDEDMDVQENEAGMLDVSDHENYASGADSLLAEFSDYGEMSEDDEEDFMDAIREVHNFKVKRKRKDGRPKPGAGRARRPRVLDPEVSQLLSEANEAFVRNDLQVAERLYNEVIKKDARNFAAYETLGDIYQLQGRLNDCCNSWFLAAHLNSSDWEFWKIVAILSADLDHIRQAIYCYSRVIHINNEEWECIYRRALLYKEIGQIGRALEGFQKLYAHNPFDSNILRELAVLYVDYNRINDAIDIYMKIFDSNVTRRNAIIAASESALESSDEDSNGDDDDEENKQSESPNEQDLEEMRLYPNINWKKISARYRCILFDWSSLNILAELFLKLPAGGASGIKIIKKCARWIERRENQTFWEDVADDSEFDDRRLKNSRFDVLTETEKEKSYTLPIDIRIRLGLLRLNNENFVEAISHFQFLYDENFPDISDLYFEVALALSKADKYKEAIDFFSPLLSVEEYCTLELYKPLAKCFKETEEYETAKKYYEQIVELEEDNLEEKLVLAEINYHLGNSDIFQGLLMEVVEQRKKQASESNTPDRQKDTDGTDVVQKDASGKPLLEDSLFRRAGPKKKRTPQDTERERSEREKRISAKVLDKYNKLALYKIGVNDGKKEQKLLWIDTASDLVDVFSSVKNFFIKSRSKKFVGIIRRTRKFNKVIDYKIERLSKLSKGDNLLDGLPLMEERVTLTSATELRGLTYDQWFELFMELALTMTKYQSIEDGLSIIETAQEVNVFFQDPTRAKTMKFVKMAIVLQTENETELTENLRGLLNQFQFNRKVLQLFMYSLVRGQTALSIVSSTVHQKFFLRQLKAYDSIRYGKHVNGQASITNKKVSNPQKLNSPYLYYIYAVLLYSSRGFLSALQYLIRLEQDAPNDPMVNLLMGLSHLHRSMQRLTANRHFQILHGLRYLFKYYKIRISSYTDLESQEADYNIGRAFHLLGLLSLAVQYYNKVLNDYEDEKLKKHAAYNSIIIYQESGNTRLANHLMEKYLSI, encoded by the coding sequence ATGGTAGATGCTCGTGAGAAAGAAGACTCCGGTGGCGGCAGCGTACGACCCTATGAAGAGGATGCGGAacagttttttgataacCTGGATGATTATCGAAAAATGATAAGTGATGACGAGGATATGGATGTGCAAGAAAATGAAGCCGGTATGCTGGATGTTTCTGATCATGAAAATTACGCAAGCGGGGCAGATTCTTTGTTGGCAGAGTTCTCTGATTACGGAGAGATGtctgaagatgatgaggagGACTTCATGGACGCTATAAGGGAGGTTCACAACTTCAAAGTAAAGAGAAAACGCAAAGATGGGAGACCGAAGCCGGGCGCTGGAAGGGCAAGGCGACCACGTGTTTTAGATCCCGAAGTCTCTCAATTGCTGTCCGAGGCAAACGAAGCATTTGTGAGAAACGATTTGCAAGTTGCAGAGAGACTTTACAATGAGGTTATCAAGAAGGATGCGAGAAACTTTGCTGCTTATGAGACGCTGGGTGATATCTACCAGTTGCAGGGTAGACTCAATGATTGTTGCAATTCTTGGTTCTTAGCGGCtcatttgaattcatcTGACTGGGAGTTCTGGAAGATTGTAGCAATACTATCGGCTGATTTAGATCATATAAGACAGGCTATCTATTGTTATTCAAGGGTAATACACATCAATAATGAAGAATGGGAATGTATATATCGACGCGCATTACTCTATAAGGAAATCGGACAAATTGGAAGAGCGTTAGAAGGCTTTCAGAAGTTATATGCCCATAACCCCTTTGACAGTAACATTTTAAGAGAACTGGCCGTGTTGTATGTCGATTACAATCGTATCAATGATGCCATTGATATATAcatgaaaattttcgaCTCCAATGTTACTAGAAGAAATGCAATTATAGCCGCATCAGAAAGTGCACTAGAATCTTCTGATGAGGATTCTAATGgggatgatgatgatgaggaaaatAAGCAAAGTGAATCCCCAAATGAACAGGATTTGGAGGAGATGAGGTTATATCCCAATAttaattggaaaaaaatctCGGCTCGGTACAGGTGCATACTGTTTGATTGGTCATCGCTAAATATCCTAGCTGAACTCTTCTTAAAACTTCCTGCCGGCGGCGCTTCAGGTATAAAAatcataaaaaaatgcGCTCGTTGGATTGAACGAAGAGAAAACCAGACCTTTTGGGAGGATGTTGCAGATGACAGTGAATTCGATGATAGAAGGCTAAAAAATAGTAGATTTGATGTTTTAACAGAAacagagaaagaaaaatcatatACTCTTCCCATTGATATAAGAATTAGACTGGGACTGCTGAGATTGAACAAcgaaaattttgttgaagctATAAGtcatttccaatttttgtaTGATGAAAACTTTCCCGACATTTctgatttatattttgaggTTGCTCTTGCACTATCAAAAGCAGATAAATATAAAGAGGCTATCgactttttttcaccattgCTCTCTGTTGAAGAATATTGTACTTTGGAGCTTTACAAGCCGCTGGCTAAGTGTTTCAAAGAAACTGAAGAGTACGAAACGGCTAAAAAGTACTATGAACAGATTGTTGAATTAGAGGAAGATAATCTGGAAGAAAAACTAGTTCTAGCAGAGATAAATTACCATCTGGGAAATAgcgatatttttcaaggaTTATTGATGGAAGTCGTTGAACAACGAAAAAAACAGGCAAGCGAAAGCAATACCCCTGACAGACAGAAAGACACAGACGGGACTGATGTGGTTCAAAAAGATGCGTCTGGGAAACCGCTTTTGGAAGATAGTCTCTTTAGGCGTGCTGGTCCAAAGAAAAAGCGGACTCCACAGGATACTGAAAGGGAAAGGTCTGAACGTGAGAAAAGAATAAGTGCCAAAGTTCTGGATAAGTATAACAAGTTGGCTTTGTACAAAATTGGAGTAAATGATGGCAAAAAGGAGCAAAAGCTTCTCTGGATAGATACAGCATCCGATCTAGTGGACGTATTCTCGAGTGTTAAGaacttttttatcaaaagtCGATCAAAAAAGTTTGTTGGTATTAtaagaagaacaagaaaattcaataaagTCATTGATTACAAAATCGAAAGACTATCAAAGCTTTCCAAAGGAGACAACTTACTTGATGGTCTTCCCTTGATGGAGGAAAGGGTGACTCTCACATCTGCAACGGAACTGAGAGGATTGACTTATGATCAATGGTTTGAGTTATTTATGGAACTCGCCCTAACAATGACAAAATATCAAAGCATAGAAGATGGACTTAGTATCATTGAAACTGCACAGGAAGTGAATGTATTCTTTCAGGACCCTACAAGAGCAAAAACGATGAAGTTTGTGAAAATGGCAATAGTTTTGCAAACGGAAAATGAAACTGAACTGACAGAGAATTTAAGGGGGTTACTAAATCAGTTTCAGTTCAATAGAAAAGTTTTGCAGCTTTTTATGTATTCTTTGGTTCGTGGCCAAACAGCATTGAGTATTGTTAGTTCAACAGTccatcaaaagttttttctgCGACAACTGAAAGCATATGATAGCATCAGATATGGGAAGCATGTCAACGGACAGGCGTCAATTACGAATAAAAAAGTTTCCAATCCGCAGAAGCTAAATTCCCCTTATCTCTACTACATTTATGCGGTATTGCTGTATTCTAGCAGGGGGTTCTTATCTGCATTGCAGTATTTAATCAGGTTAGAACAGGATGCTCCGAATGATCCCATGGTCAATTTGCTTATGGGCCTATCTCACTTGCATCGCTCGATGCAGAGGTTAACTGCCAATAGACATTTTCAGATCCTGCATGGCTTAAGGTaccttttcaaatactaCAAAATCAGGATAAGTTCTTACACAGACCTGGAGAGTCAAGAAGCTGATTACAACATTGGACGTGCCTTTCATCTTTTGGGCTTGTTGTCTTTAGCAGTGCAGTATTATAATAAGGTACTAAACGACTACGAGGATgagaagctgaaaaagcATGCCGCCTATAATTCAATTATTATTTACCAGGAAAGTGGTAATACTAGACTTGCAAACCATCTAATGGAGAAGTACTTGAGTATATAG
- the TAM41 gene encoding putative phosphatidate cytidylyltransferase (similar to Saccharomyces cerevisiae TAM41 (YGR046W); ancestral locus Anc_1.86): MLGLKYSASTAGNAGTMLRLLKKSTSLGCLSSVRRHGTSAEPDISREEAIIHGVKVGDFKRVAGKKSTENLDLLLLEEGIKKTDELTSSFTDYMYRFNRLPADFGSNQLIAVDAELQKELEGILASFEAPVKFAFGYGSGVFQQTGYVQGVDKPQIDLILGVSHATHFHSLNMRQNPQQYSSLRYFGSSFVSRFQEVGAGVYFNPFAEINGHEVKYGVISMEKILKDLATWDTFYIAGRLQKPVKILKNDLRVQYWNQLNLKGAASLAKYFTLKKNNGVFDEFEFYNEIAGLSYLGDIRYQIGGEHPNKVKNIVTKNFEKFQYYYKPIYKDVVLNNSLYLPQGFTLENAGHLLHDRISSSSALQTLKGIFTAGIAKSVKYAWAKKLKTFKN; the protein is encoded by the coding sequence ATGTTGGGGTTAAAGTACAGTGCTAGTACTGCTGGCAATGCTGGCACTATGCTGAGgcttttaaaaaaatcaacttCACTTGGGTGTTTGAGTTCTGTTAGGCGTCATGGTACTTCAGCTGAACCTGATATTTCAAGAGAGGAAGCCATTATTCATGGAGTCAAAGTTGGGGACTTCAAACGAGTTGCAGGCAAGAAAAGCACCGAGAATTTAGACCTTTTGTTACTGGAAGAGGGGATCAAGAAGACCGATGAGTTAACCTCGAGTTTTACAGATTATATGTATAGATTCAATCGATTGCCGGCGGACTTTGGATCCAATCAACTGATTGCCGTGGATGCTGAACTTCAGAAGGAACTAGAGGGTATCTTGGCAAGTTTCGAAGCACCTGTGAAATTTGCTTTTGGCTATGGATCTGGTGTTTTTCAACAGACAGGGTATGTGCAAGGCGTTGATAAGCCACAAATCGATTTAATACTGGGAGTTAGTCATGCGACACATTTCCACTCTTTGAATATGAGACAGAACCCTCAACAGTACTCCAGTTTGAGATACTTTGGCTCGTCTTTCGTATCCCGTTTTCAAGAAGTAGGTGCTGGAGTGTATTTTAATCCATTTGCTGAGATAAATGGGCACGAAGTTAAGTACGGTGTGATATCCATGgagaagatattgaaagatttagCTACATGGGATACTTTTTATATTGCTGGAAGATTACAGAAGCCCGTTAAAATTCTAAAGAATGATCTAAGGGTACAATATTGGAATCAATTGAACTTAAAAGGAGCTGCTAGTTTGGCGAAATATTTcacattgaaaaagaataatgGCGTCTTTGATGAGTTTGAATTTTATAATGAAATTGCGGGACTAAGCTATCTTGGTGATATCAGGTATCAAATAGGTGGCGAACACCCTAATaaagtgaaaaatattgttacaaaaaattttgagaagtTCCAATATTACTATAAACCAATCTATAAGGATGTTGTTCTAAACAATTCACTGTATTTACCCCAAGGGTTCACACTAGAAAATGCGGGACATTTACTACATGATCGTATCAGTAGTTCAAGCGCCTTGCAGACACTGAAAGGTATTTTCACTGCTGGAATAGCTAAATCCGTCAAATATGCATGGGCAAAAAAGCTCaagactttcaaaaattaa
- the UFD1 gene encoding polyubiquitin-binding protein UFD1 (similar to Saccharomyces cerevisiae UFD1 (YGR048W); ancestral locus Anc_1.89), whose amino-acid sequence MFSGFNSFGSGYVNIPQKYEDFFRCYPIAMMNDRIRKDDANFGGKIFLPSSALNKLSMLNVRYPMLFELTASENGRVTHGGVLEFTAEEGRAYLPQWMLATLGVQPGSLLKIGSVDLPLGKFVKIEPQSVDFLDISDPKAVLEHVLRKFSTLTENDVIEISYNEKIYKIKILETKPETDAKGICVIETDLVTDFAPPVGYVEPDYKALQQKQQDELADRKKHQQIDPAAHGEGTMSKRIRYKGLLKEPNDAGSKFVGEGQKLSGKSSKKNDDKGLDTSKIDLSLDGEPAPLNLPDGQLFFGFPIVLPNANDASKESDVQNTFHGKGQSLRKSNKRRDKGDHASIKSKAPRSPEVIEID is encoded by the coding sequence ATGTTTTCAGGGTTCAACTCATTTGGTAGTGGCTATGTCAATATACCGCAGAAATATGAGGATTTCTTCAGATGCTACCCTATTGCGATGATGAACGATCGCATCCGTAAAGATGATGCCAACTTTGGCGGGAAGATATTTTTACCATCCAGTGCATTGAATAAATTATCTATGCTAAATGTAAGGTACCCAATGCTGTTCGAGCTAACTGCGAGCGAGAACGGTCGAGTGACGCACGGAGGTGTTCTGGAGTTTACTGCGGAAGAAGGTCGGGCGTATTTACCGCAATGGATGCTGGCGACTTTAGGTGTACAGCCTGGCTCTCTGTTGAAGATAGGGTCTGTTGATCTGCCACTAGGTAAGTTCGTGAAGATAGAGCCTCAATCTGTGGACTTCCTTGATATATCAGATCCGAAAGCTGTCCTTGAACACGTTTTGCGTAAGTTCTCCACTCTCACAGAAAATGATGTGATTGAAATAAGCTACAACGAGAAAATATAtaagatcaaaattttggagaCAAAACCAGAGACAGATGCTAAAGGTATATGCGTAATCGAAACTGACTTGGTAACGGATTTCGCGCCCCCCGTAGGTTACGTTGAACCAGATTATAAAGCATTACAGCAAAAGCAGCAAGACGAGCTCGCAGACCGTAAGAAACATCAACAAATCGATCCAGCCGCTCATGGTGAGGGCACAATGTCCAAAAGAATTCGCTACAAAGGTCTACTGAAGGAACCGAATGATGCTGGGTCAAAATTTGTTGGTGAGGGCCAAAAGCTTTCAGGAAAAAGTAGCAAGAAGAATGATGATAAAGGGTTAGACACAAGCAAAATTGACCTATCGTTGGATGGGGAGCCAGCTCCGTTAAATTTACCAGATGGCCAACTGTTTTTCGGCTTCCCCATAGTCTTGCCAAACGCGAATGATGCAAGTAAGGAATCTGATGTTCAGAATACGTTCCATGGGAAAGGTCAATCTCTTAGGAAAAGTAACAAACGGAGAGACAAAGGTGATCATGCCAGCATAAAGTCCAAAGCTCCTAGGAGTCCAGAAGTCATCGAAATTGACTAA
- a CDS encoding uncharacterized protein (similar to Saccharomyces cerevisiae YGL140C; ancestral locus Anc_1.90): MTGSSVTSSKKPSVLRRGFELWQHYFPCDKILARRIAKSTINSTVAFIFCLIPKVRERIGTEPAMLPLISVMVHPGRRVSGTIQGAIYCLTGLVFGLAYSLLGRFLAQRCLGSTWHTLTELQQYAVHYRGYEAGLAIMAVFETLMLFFHGWMRSVSHHYFGIVFPLFLVVHFTFMAPLTESAAVIADSFSTPFYLGIAMSIFWNLTLFPEFGSTFLGNQTVGTFNDIHKAIDDSINFFISLNCTGNDSLYSEPPVSLSKLLKMKTAIDKKIGNCLIVLEECIYEISYSYLSPTQLKPIIKLLEPLGMYINGLVNACQLEFVLLGKQQYMEGDIMAIHTDKEIVYADADNLVKILDRLRAPIYGLHKSLSECIYLVKLIISYAYDVDLDKVKLPIIFPDGDFVAYEHKKDLPKDFDLEDRIIKLTEALIEFDLNFREEMIGLDIDVTSTSDEMFLLSSFLMNFKECTNSVIEIMKDVNDVYKIRKTRESKGWLRGKSFWLIFLKNYGSFKTWFKGSHYRTNVITENESLKGTIDGDQYGKLGVLAVRRPSQEEDELLSQKMETNLDADGKQGIGGLPITKQHAESSTYLSNQKNAGFAERSSLYLTRTLLWWDQFCKKNSSHFRFGFQVAIALMLASFPMFIPKTRHWYVQYRGTWIGFVCILCLEPSVGGTFWVFFLRAVGVIIGAAWGYLSYVAGVHQTNPYLETVITIFGAVPGFYFLLGTPYVKAAIIQIISIYIVMLAAILPSPIAGGILSSFAKRCLAVGYGGGVALIVQVCFFPIKAREQLNQEIAFVCGCISEMELLYATGLEGETVKVSLSEEKYSQFARISRSAKAALARADAYKGLTRQEPRLKGEYTQLESVFTQIIFVQRQIVDRMDNAALLRKQYGSGVIEEMNDVVFPYRRQMVASFSCLMRAMQEAFLNKTPLPQFLPSARIAQRRLINIVSRVLRNRYKSRLDSLRPKPVSDVFRDDEDSDIDEGILLKSRRDSSRVILRPHEYTLKEKFLSWSASSSAAEEIIEYIEELLDLTKILIGINEFKYGFLSRPLYEDWAAEAARGFDEFIKGKKPDKATKDHRSFDLNPAISEGEESMTGSSISTAGYEQPVEYNSEAAGDNTVNLARIASHKAGQNNDGLPEKFRKRAFSIGSIMRDGLYKSKTLGDADSSYYNEDDDTSDEDLPLALKRIVSQKSHSSKKNPSQ, encoded by the coding sequence ATGACTGGCTCATCGGTGACTAGCTCCAAGAAACCCAGTGTTCTCAGGCGCGGGTTTGAACTTTGGCAGCATTATTTTCCTTGTGATAAGATATTGGCTCGAAGAATAGCGAAATCCACAATAAACTCCACGGTGGCCTTTATCTTCTGTCTTATACCTAAAGTCAGGGAGAGGATAGGTACAGAACCAGCGATGCTGCCGCTCATTTCAGTTATGGTTCATCCTGGGAGACGCGTAAGTGGTACCATACAGGGCGCTATTTACTGTCTCACAGGGTTGGTTTTTGGATTAGCTTATTCCTTGCTTGGGAGGTTTTTGGCTCAACGATGTTTGGGCAGTACTTGGCATACGTTGACGGAATTACAGCAATATGCCGTGCATTACAGAGGATACGAGGCGGGCTTAGCAATAATGGCAGTTTTCGAGACGCTgatgcttttttttcacgGTTGGATGAGATCGGTATCTCATCACTATTTTGGTATCGTCTTTCCCCTTTTTCTGGTGGTTCATTTCACCTTCATGGCACCGCTCACTGAATCAGCAGCTGTCATTGCGGACTCCTTCAGTACCCCTTTTTATTTAGGCATTGCCATGTcgattttttggaatttaACTTTGTTCCCTGAGTTTGGAAGTACTTTTTTGGGTAATCAAACCGTTGGAACTTTTAATGACATCCACAAAGCAATTGACGATTCGAttaatttcttcatttctttgaattgcACGGGAAATGACTCCTTATACTCGGAACCACCCGTTTCACTTTCCAAATtgctgaagatgaagacTGCTATTGATAAGAAAATCGGCAACTGTCTCATTGTTTTAGAAGAATGCATCTACGAAATATCCTATTCGTATCTTTCACCAACACAGCTGAAGCCAATTATAAAACTACTAGAACCGTTAGGCATGTACATTAATGGTTTAGTCAACGCCTGTCAACTAGAATTTGTGTTACTAGGCAAGCAGCAATATATGGAGGGTGATATAATGGCCATTCATACAGACAAAGAGATTGTTTATGCAGATGCCGATAATCTCgtcaaaattttggacAGACTGAGGGCACCCATCTATGGATTGCATAAATCTCTCAGTGAATGCATATACTTGGTGAAATTAATCATATCATATGCATATGACGTTGATCTGGATAAAGTCAAATTGCCTATAATTTTCCCGGATGGAGATTTTGTCGCATATGAGCACAAGAAAGATTTACCCAAGGACTTCGATCTTGAGGATAGAATTATCAAACTGACCGAAGCATTGATAGAATTTGATCTAAATTTTAGAGAAGAGATGATTGGACTAGATATTGATGTCACATCTACCAGTGATGAAATGTTCTTGCTTTCCTCGTTTCTGATGAATTTTAAGGAATGTACAAACTCCGTTATTGAGATTATGAAGGACGTCAATGATGTTTACAAAATTAGGAAAACAAGGGAAAGCAAAGGATGGTTGCGTGGAAAATCATTTTGGCTGATTTTTCTAAAAAACTATGGCTCGTTCAAAACATGGTTCAAGGGCAGTCATTACAGGACCAACGTCATTAcggaaaatgaaagtttgAAAGGTACCATCGATGGCGATCAATATGGAAAATTGGGTGTTTTGGCAGTCAGAAGGCCCTCtcaagaggaagatgaattgTTATCTCAGAAAATGGAAACAAACCTTGATGCTGATGGTAAGCAGGGTATCGGTGGTCTTCCAATCACCAAGCAGCACGCTGAATCGTCGACATATTTGAGcaaccaaaaaaatgcagGTTTCGCTGAGCGGTCTTCGCTTTATCTAACACGGACTTTGCTTTGGTGGGATCAATTCTGTAAGAAAAATTCCAGTCATTTCAGATTTGGGTTTCAGGTAGCCATTGCATTGATGCTCGCCTCGTTCCCTATGTTTATTCCTAAAACAAGACACTGGTATGTACAATACCGTGGTACATGGATTGGTTTCGTTTGCATTTTGTGCCTCGAACCCTCTGTGGGGGGAACGTTTTGGGTTTTCTTTTTGCGTGCAGTTGGTGTTATCATTGGGGCAGCATGGGGTTATCTTTCTTATGTTGCTGGTGTGCACCAAACCAATCCTTATTTGGAGACTGTTATTACAATATTTGGCGCTGTCCCTGGATTCTACTTTCTTCTGGGAACCCCTTACGTTAAGGCGGCAATTATCCAAATCATTAGTATTTACATTGTGATGCTTGCAGCTATCTTGCCATCTCCTATAGCTGGTGGCATATTATCAAGTTTTGCCAAAAGATGTCTTGCTGTCGGTTACGGTGGAGGTGTTGCCCTCATTGTTCAGGTGTGCTTCTTTCCAATCAAAGCTCGTGAGCAATTGAATCAAGAAATCGCATTTGTATGTGGATGTATCTCAGAAATGGAGCTTCTATACGCTACTGGCCTCGAGGGTGAAACGGTCAAGGTTTCTTTATCCGAAGAGAAATATTCCCAGTTCGCAAGAATTTCACGAAGCGCCAAGGCTGCACTGGCGAGAGCAGATGCTTATAAAGGTCTAACTAGACAAGAGCCTAGATTGAAGGGTGAATATACGCAATTGGAGAGCGTGTTCACTCAAATTATTTTCGTGCAAAGGCAAATTGTAGATAGAATGGATAATGCAGCATTGTTGCGGAAACAGTACGGTAGCGGGGtgattgaagaaatgaatgaCGTAGTGTTTCCCTATAGGAGGCAAATGGTTGCAAGTTTTTCCTGCTTAATGCGAGCTATGCAGGAAGCTTTTCTAAATAAAACACCACTTCCTCAATTTCTACCCAGCGCCAGAATAGCGCAGAGAAGACTTATTAATATCGTTAGCAGAGTGCTGCGTAATAGATACAAAAGTCGTTTGGATTCATTGAGACCAAAACCAGTATCAGATGTATTTCGCGACGATGAAGATAGTGATATCGACGAGGGCATCCTCCTAAAGAGCAGACGAGACAGTTCTAGAGTTATATTACGTCCTCATGAGTATACActaaaagagaaatttctTAGTTGGAGTGCTTCAAGTTCTGCTGCTGAAGAAATCATTGAATACATTGAAGAATTGTTAGATCTAACAAAAATTCTGATTGGTATAAATGAATTTAAATACGGTTTTTTATCACGGCCGCTATATGAGGACTGGGCGGCAGAGGCAGCAAGAGGTTTTGACGAATTCATCAAGGGAAAAAAGCCAGATAAGGCTACAAAAGACCACAGATCTTTTGACTTGAATCCTGCAATTTCAGAAGGTGAGGAATCTATGACTGGAAGTTCCATTTCTACGGCTGGTTACGAACAGCCTGTCGAATATAACTCGGAAGCAGCAGGGGATAATACAGTGAATTTGGCTCGTATTGCATCACATAAAGCAGGTCAAAATAATGATGGATTGCCTGAGAAGTTTAGAAAAAGAGCGTTCTCTATAGGATCGATAATGCGCGATGGTTTGTACAAGAGTAAAACTTTGGGTGATGCCGACTCCAGCTATTATAATGAAGACGATGATACTTCCGACGAAGACCTTCCCCTTGCTTTAAAAAGAATCGTAAGCCAAAAAAGTCACAGCAGCAAGAAAAATCCATCTCAATGA
- the IST1 gene encoding Ist1p (similar to Saccharomyces cerevisiae IST1 (YNL265C); ancestral locus Anc_1.87) produces MAQQIPFNIKLKTCLKMCIQRLRYVQEKQQALAKQDRREVAQFLNDGKEQKAHYRVETLINDDVHIELLEILELYCELLHARVSILMSITDEANLISEHMNDGINEAVRALVYATIHAPEVKELAQIRDLLTLKFGPDFVKVILDGGIGVPEKVVKKCSPNLPGEELVVMYLKEIARTYAAPYSQLTDTEDEELEDKEELEELKPIVAVDNDDQFTEDAKHPISVRKPRKNSETLERDLKIPKDIKKDVKVMRRKESGGSDDLEQLKKRFAALRR; encoded by the exons ATGGCCCAGCAGATTCCGTTCAAT ATCAAACTAAAAACATGCCTAAAAATGTGTATCCAGAGACTCAGGTACGTACAAGAAAAACAGCAGGCACTGGCAAAGCAAGATAGGAGGGAAGTAGCGCAATTTTTAAACGATGGGAAGGAGCAAAAAGCTCATTACAGAGTCGAAACGCTTATAAACGACGATGTTCACATTGAActgcttgaaattttggaattaTACTGCGAGCTTTTGCATGCAAGAGTCAGCATTCTAATGAGCATAACCGATGAGgcaaatttgatttctgaACACATGAATGATGGGATCAATGAAGCTGTAAGAGCACTTGTGTATGCTACTATTCATGCACCTGAGGTCAAAGAGTTGGCCCAGATTAGAGATCTGCTAACTTTAAAATTTGGCCCAGATTTTGTGAAGGTAATATTAGATGGTGGCATAGGCGTTCCTGAAAAAGtagtaaaaaaatgctCCCCCAATTTACCAGGTGAGGAGCTTGTAGTAatgtatttgaaagaaattgcacGAACCTATGCAGCACCCTACTCGCAACTGACCGATACCGAAGATGAGGAGTTGGAAGACAAGGAAGAGCTTGAGGAGCTCAAGCCGATAGTTGCGGTTGATAATGACGATCAATTTACAGAAGATGCAAAGCACCCGATCTCGGTCAGAAAACCAAGAAAGAACAGTGAAACACTAGAAAGAGACTTGAAAATACCAAAAGACATAAAAAAGGACGTTAAAGTTATGCGCAGGAAAGAAAGCGGAGGTAGCGACGATCTTGAACAATTAAAGAAACGGTTCGCAGCGTTACGTAGATGA